In Salinibacterium sp. ZJ70, one DNA window encodes the following:
- a CDS encoding PP2C family serine/threonine-protein phosphatase, producing MAILTLRGIRLNVAALTDVGLKRAANEDSYLAEGPSFLVADGMGGYESGDRASAAVVSAFRERFSASDWGDFTGVNAALIDADDRVAVVAAGTTRGAGSTASGVVMVDHGGIAYWLVFNVGDSRVYRHHGSELEQLTIDHSLGQELVDRGELAASDLATFPSKNIITRAIGAADSLADSWLVPVVNGERLLICSDGLHGEVDDESIRAALTMNGQPEAAAQVLVDRAKANGGRDNITVVIVDVVAGGSDIPSDFTTGVRLAPEVEDTLPV from the coding sequence ATGGCGATCCTGACTCTGCGCGGCATCCGGCTCAACGTCGCCGCCCTCACCGATGTCGGCCTCAAGCGCGCCGCCAACGAGGATTCCTATCTCGCCGAAGGCCCGTCGTTCCTCGTCGCCGACGGCATGGGCGGATACGAGTCCGGCGATCGCGCGAGCGCTGCCGTGGTCTCGGCCTTCCGCGAGCGTTTCTCCGCATCCGACTGGGGAGATTTCACGGGCGTCAACGCCGCGCTCATCGACGCGGATGACCGCGTCGCCGTGGTCGCCGCGGGCACGACCCGCGGCGCCGGCAGCACCGCGTCGGGCGTCGTCATGGTCGATCACGGCGGCATCGCGTACTGGCTCGTGTTCAACGTGGGCGACTCGCGTGTCTACCGCCACCACGGCAGCGAGCTCGAGCAGCTGACGATCGACCACTCGCTCGGTCAGGAGCTCGTCGATCGAGGTGAGCTCGCTGCCTCCGACCTCGCGACGTTCCCCAGCAAGAACATCATCACCCGTGCCATCGGCGCCGCCGACAGCCTCGCCGACAGCTGGCTCGTGCCCGTGGTCAACGGCGAGCGGCTGCTGATCTGCTCCGACGGACTCCACGGTGAGGTCGACGACGAGAGCATCCGCGCCGCCCTCACCATGAACGGGCAGCCTGAGGCCGCGGCGCAGGTGCTCGTCGACCGTGCGAAGGCGAACGGCGGCCGCGACAACATCACGGTCGTGATCGTCGACGTCGTCGCGGGCGGCTCCGACATCCCGAGCGACTTCACGACCGGGGTGCGGCTCGCGCCCGAGGTCGAGGACACCCTTCCGGTGTGA
- a CDS encoding FHA domain-containing protein produces the protein MTSDLSGLLALTGIVWAIFLIGGIGFYVWYGIALSKLFPKLGAEGWKGWVPILNEYEILVRGGLPGWQIVFAFLPVVSLYYLYLKFQAATRIGQLLGRPSTGLAVVAPLVAPLWATLVQTGSSAPAAPLGDRVAASMTAPGAPGAAGGLAAPAIITAPGSFPTPAQPAPPAQLGATGVPPVPPAPPALPASVATPPAPPAPAAAPPAPAPPAPAPLAAPAAPPALAAAPIAPPPAPPALVTPPEPASASEIPPVVVHNPWAPKANDKPAPVVAPPAPPATPPAPAPVAEEPEIDDDDEMGATIVVDRRPRVRWRLELDGGAVFALDRTTAVLGRKPVSSDPEVQDVAVPDTTRTLSKLHARLERRDEQWVITDLNSTNGVVVVDAAGEEHLLDPGASATITGRFILGKVGMRLAYNDGTGEWRS, from the coding sequence ATGACCTCAGACCTCTCCGGTCTCCTCGCACTCACGGGAATCGTGTGGGCGATCTTCCTCATCGGGGGCATCGGCTTCTACGTCTGGTACGGCATCGCCCTGTCGAAGCTCTTCCCGAAGCTCGGCGCCGAAGGCTGGAAGGGCTGGGTGCCGATCCTCAACGAGTACGAGATCCTCGTGCGCGGAGGCCTCCCCGGATGGCAGATCGTGTTCGCGTTCCTGCCGGTCGTGAGCCTGTACTACCTCTACCTGAAGTTCCAGGCGGCGACGCGGATCGGCCAGCTCCTCGGGCGTCCGAGCACCGGGCTCGCGGTCGTCGCGCCGCTCGTCGCGCCCCTCTGGGCGACGCTCGTGCAGACGGGCTCATCGGCGCCCGCCGCGCCGCTCGGCGACCGCGTCGCAGCCTCGATGACGGCGCCCGGTGCGCCCGGTGCGGCCGGCGGCCTCGCAGCTCCAGCGATCATCACGGCCCCGGGGTCTTTCCCGACGCCTGCGCAGCCCGCCCCGCCGGCGCAGCTCGGAGCGACCGGAGTCCCGCCCGTCCCGCCCGCGCCGCCTGCACTCCCCGCTTCGGTGGCAACCCCGCCCGCTCCGCCCGCGCCTGCGGCCGCCCCGCCTGCCCCCGCCCCGCCTGCCCCCGCCCCGCTGGCGGCTCCGGCAGCTCCTCCCGCTCTCGCGGCGGCCCCCATCGCACCCCCGCCGGCGCCTCCCGCGCTCGTCACACCGCCAGAGCCCGCCTCGGCGAGCGAGATCCCGCCCGTCGTCGTTCACAACCCGTGGGCCCCGAAGGCGAACGACAAGCCCGCTCCGGTCGTCGCGCCTCCGGCGCCTCCGGCCACGCCTCCCGCCCCCGCGCCCGTCGCGGAGGAGCCCGAGATCGACGACGATGACGAGATGGGTGCGACGATCGTCGTCGATCGTCGGCCCCGCGTGCGCTGGCGCCTCGAGCTCGACGGCGGTGCCGTGTTCGCACTCGACCGCACCACCGCCGTGCTCGGTCGCAAGCCCGTGAGCTCCGACCCCGAGGTGCAGGATGTCGCCGTGCCCGACACGACGCGCACGCTCTCGAAGCTGCACGCACGCCTCGAGCGCCGCGACGAGCAGTGGGTGATCACCGACCTCAACTCCACCAACGGCGTCGTCGTCGTGGACGCCGCGGGCGAAGAGCATCTGCTCGACCCCGGTGCGAGCGCGACGATCACCGGCCGTTTCATCCTCGGCAAGGTCGGCATGCGGCTGGCCTACAACGACGGAACGGGCGAATGGCGATCCTGA